The following proteins are encoded in a genomic region of Leifsonia psychrotolerans:
- a CDS encoding PadR family transcriptional regulator produces MGNSFPAGAFGTGNRAEGMWQMMEQLRSGFEKRSGTRVGRGDVRASVLALLAEQPMHGYQIIREIEERSGGSWKPSAGSVYPTLQLLSDEGLISAEESNGRKTYSLTEEGRAVAGEAGGTAPWETTGASESTGFTALPKAGLELSQAAAQVHRTGSPAQIQQAVTVLDDARRRLYSILAQD; encoded by the coding sequence ATGGGCAATTCATTCCCCGCCGGAGCGTTCGGCACCGGTAATCGTGCCGAGGGCATGTGGCAGATGATGGAGCAATTACGCTCAGGTTTCGAGAAACGCTCGGGTACCCGAGTGGGGCGAGGAGACGTGCGCGCGTCGGTGCTTGCGCTGCTCGCCGAACAACCGATGCACGGATACCAGATCATCCGCGAGATCGAGGAGCGCAGCGGCGGAAGCTGGAAGCCGAGCGCCGGGTCGGTCTACCCAACGCTGCAGTTGCTCTCTGATGAGGGACTCATCAGCGCTGAGGAGTCGAACGGCCGCAAGACCTATTCACTCACCGAGGAGGGTCGCGCGGTAGCCGGCGAGGCAGGGGGGACGGCCCCCTGGGAAACCACGGGCGCCTCTGAGAGCACCGGTTTCACCGCTCTGCCCAAGGCCGGCCTCGAGCTCTCGCAGGCAGCAGCGCAAGTGCATCGCACGGGATCTCCGGCACAGATCCAGCAGGCGGTGACCGTGCTCGATGACGCGCGTCGACGGCTCTACTCGATCCTCGCTCAGGACTGA
- a CDS encoding FHA domain-containing protein — MSPSTRLDIDLAFSLVEPGGTPSATPGTDSSAAEEMTGTITASGLEIEIYSSKPELFVQGRTIKLKELRRLAAALAERGLTISLSGPDGLIVRLGAERAPLTQRILTRSTHIGLGHRNAWAPLLKRRKAGGLENTVVPLPPSTLFPLVPTFDRRIRRTVTTTHYAPGAGRPRLIFVVGSENWNGQMPREFDLLPGVTTIGSSPSADLQLEGLQPLHAEIRHDANDEYVLYPLGEVAGGARPLPGESEGEQILRTGARIEMMQWRMGFFREEYADHGRPYGGRLGGELAYQRPQPGRHSENLPRTAQPSAPPAVPPAEAAATGIDPLPLDDSEI; from the coding sequence ATGAGCCCTTCCACCCGACTGGACATCGACCTGGCCTTTTCCCTCGTGGAACCGGGCGGGACGCCTTCCGCCACGCCCGGCACCGACTCCTCCGCCGCTGAAGAAATGACCGGCACCATCACGGCGAGTGGACTAGAGATCGAGATCTACTCGAGCAAGCCCGAACTGTTCGTGCAGGGCAGAACGATCAAGCTCAAAGAGCTCCGTCGTCTGGCCGCAGCACTGGCCGAGCGGGGATTGACCATCTCGCTGTCAGGCCCGGACGGCTTGATCGTTCGGCTCGGCGCCGAGCGAGCACCACTCACCCAGCGCATCCTCACCCGCTCCACGCACATTGGGCTCGGCCATCGGAACGCGTGGGCTCCGCTGCTGAAACGCCGCAAAGCCGGCGGCCTCGAGAATACGGTGGTGCCGTTGCCGCCATCGACCCTGTTCCCGCTGGTGCCCACCTTCGATCGTCGGATTCGGCGCACCGTCACCACGACGCACTATGCACCGGGTGCCGGGCGGCCGCGGCTCATCTTCGTGGTCGGTTCCGAGAACTGGAACGGCCAGATGCCGCGCGAGTTTGATCTGCTGCCGGGAGTGACGACGATTGGTTCGTCCCCGTCGGCCGACCTGCAGCTGGAGGGTTTGCAACCTCTGCACGCCGAGATCCGCCATGATGCCAACGACGAGTATGTGCTGTATCCGCTGGGTGAGGTAGCGGGCGGGGCACGGCCGCTCCCGGGCGAGAGCGAGGGAGAGCAAATACTGCGCACGGGCGCCCGGATCGAGATGATGCAGTGGCGGATGGGATTCTTCCGCGAGGAGTACGCCGACCATGGTCGTCCGTACGGTGGTCGATTGGGCGGTGAGCTCGCGTATCAACGACCGCAGCCGGGGCGGCACAGCGAGAACCTGCCGCGCACGGCGCAGCCGAGTGCGCCACCGGCCGTCCCGCCAGCAGAAGCAGCCGCGACGGGCATAGATCCCCTGCCGCTGGATGATTCTGAGATCTAG
- a CDS encoding iron chaperone translates to MTTENAADETAGFSAAERSAMKQRAVELRAEGKTGVKKADGLQAVLDSIAKMEPDDRMLAERVHVTVTANAPDLSPKTWYGMPAYANADGKVVFCFKNAGKFSTRYSTLEFQDAARLDDGEIWPVSFALEKWTPRVAARVTELVKAAIS, encoded by the coding sequence ATGACCACCGAGAATGCCGCAGACGAAACCGCCGGATTCAGCGCCGCCGAACGCAGCGCCATGAAGCAGCGCGCTGTCGAACTTCGCGCCGAGGGCAAGACGGGCGTCAAGAAGGCCGACGGACTTCAGGCTGTGCTCGACAGCATCGCGAAAATGGAACCGGATGATCGCATGCTCGCCGAGCGCGTGCACGTGACGGTCACGGCCAACGCGCCGGATCTGTCCCCGAAGACCTGGTACGGGATGCCGGCCTATGCCAATGCAGACGGCAAGGTTGTCTTCTGCTTCAAGAACGCGGGAAAGTTCAGCACCCGCTACTCGACCCTCGAGTTCCAGGACGCCGCTCGCCTCGACGACGGCGAGATCTGGCCCGTCTCGTTCGCACTCGAAAAGTGGACCCCGCGCGTGGCGGCCCGGGTGACTGAATTGGTGAAGGCGGCGATCTCCTGA
- a CDS encoding heme-binding protein translates to MTEQQPYDVVHSSDVFELRRYPQHVVAEVVVDGPFEDAGNRAFRYLFAYISGENESSEKVAMTSPVVQTDSSSKIAMTSPVVQQQTDDGPGPGSEGSFLVGFVLPATLTIDSAPRPKNARVHLRMIPEHLVAASRYRGRWTEHAYDSHLAELRSALTTARLVPTGEPRFARFDPPFLPAFLRRNEVMLDVDRNEPAS, encoded by the coding sequence GTGACCGAGCAACAGCCGTACGATGTCGTGCACAGCTCTGACGTTTTCGAGTTGCGGCGATACCCCCAGCATGTGGTTGCCGAGGTCGTTGTCGACGGCCCCTTCGAGGACGCGGGCAACCGTGCCTTCCGTTACCTCTTCGCCTACATCAGTGGAGAGAACGAATCGAGCGAGAAAGTCGCGATGACGTCCCCCGTCGTGCAAACCGACTCATCCTCGAAGATTGCGATGACGTCCCCGGTTGTGCAGCAGCAGACGGACGACGGACCGGGCCCTGGATCAGAAGGCAGCTTCCTCGTCGGCTTTGTGCTGCCCGCGACGCTCACCATCGACTCGGCACCGCGCCCGAAGAACGCCCGGGTTCACCTGCGCATGATTCCCGAACACCTCGTCGCGGCGAGCCGTTACCGCGGTCGGTGGACAGAGCACGCCTACGACAGCCATCTTGCGGAACTGCGCTCGGCTCTCACGACGGCCAGACTCGTTCCGACCGGTGAACCGCGGTTCGCCCGATTCGACCCGCCTTTTCTTCCGGCCTTCCTCCGTCGCAACGAAGTGATGTTGGACGTCGACCGGAACGAGCCGGCGAGCTAG
- a CDS encoding AarF/UbiB family protein: MPSVRQGRDDSLPGVGRSRSRYRRILRFAGWQLAVAWWFELLLPRIGLAKVAERTRAKRMRRFAQRFHVLAVELGGLMIKVGQFMSSRLDVLPPEITNELEGLQDEVPPVPFAAVRALAEAELGVPLERAFAWVDETPVAAASLGQAHRARLGPIDAADTGLDGVVIKVQRPGIDQIVDVDLAALRKVGGWLSRVRLVSDRVDMPALVEEFAFTSLEEIDYLHEATSAERFAAEFAGDERVAVPAVVWERTTRRVLTLEDVTAIKITDADALRAVGIDPSDVAPVFAAVMFDQLFSTGFFHADPHPGNIFVTPVTDGESGPPWKLTFIDFGMMGEVSSTTRSGLRKLLIAAASRDGTGLVDAIRDLGVLLPSAETTELERAMVQLFARFGGMGFAELREVDPREFRDFAVQFGDVIRSLPFQLPENFLLIIRAMSLTSGVCSALDPEFNLWDSVEPYAAQLVRDESGNVVKDLAQQALEVAGLAWRLPKRVDALITRIEDGSVSMQNPRLEHRIARLERTTRRVISAVLFAALLIAGAVFHLDDVALGTVLMVASILPLLHALFAGSRGR, encoded by the coding sequence GTGCCGTCGGTCCGTCAGGGTCGAGACGATTCGTTACCCGGCGTTGGTCGTTCCCGCTCTCGTTACCGCCGCATCCTGCGTTTCGCCGGCTGGCAACTCGCGGTGGCGTGGTGGTTCGAACTTCTCCTGCCACGCATCGGGCTCGCGAAGGTCGCCGAGCGCACGCGGGCGAAGCGGATGCGACGCTTCGCGCAGCGCTTCCACGTGCTGGCGGTCGAGCTGGGTGGGCTGATGATCAAGGTCGGTCAGTTCATGTCGTCCCGGCTGGATGTGCTGCCGCCTGAGATCACGAACGAACTCGAGGGGCTGCAGGACGAGGTGCCGCCGGTGCCATTCGCGGCCGTGCGTGCGCTCGCCGAGGCGGAATTGGGCGTGCCGCTTGAACGGGCGTTCGCCTGGGTTGACGAGACGCCGGTGGCAGCAGCATCCCTCGGCCAGGCGCATCGGGCCAGACTCGGACCGATCGATGCCGCTGACACCGGGTTGGACGGCGTCGTGATCAAGGTGCAGCGACCGGGCATCGACCAGATCGTCGACGTCGACCTGGCGGCGCTGCGCAAAGTGGGCGGGTGGCTGAGCCGTGTGCGACTCGTGTCTGACCGTGTCGACATGCCTGCGCTCGTCGAGGAGTTTGCGTTCACCAGCCTCGAAGAGATCGACTATCTACACGAGGCTACGAGCGCCGAGCGCTTCGCAGCCGAATTCGCCGGTGACGAGCGAGTGGCGGTGCCGGCCGTCGTGTGGGAGCGCACGACACGGCGCGTGCTCACTCTCGAAGACGTCACGGCGATCAAAATCACGGATGCGGATGCTCTCCGGGCGGTCGGTATCGATCCGTCGGACGTCGCGCCGGTCTTCGCTGCGGTCATGTTCGACCAACTGTTCAGCACAGGCTTCTTCCACGCCGATCCGCACCCGGGCAACATTTTTGTGACGCCGGTCACCGACGGGGAAAGTGGGCCTCCGTGGAAGCTGACCTTCATCGACTTCGGCATGATGGGGGAGGTCTCCAGCACCACGCGCAGTGGCCTGCGGAAGCTTCTGATCGCGGCGGCCTCACGTGATGGAACAGGCTTGGTGGATGCGATCCGCGACCTGGGAGTACTGCTGCCCTCGGCCGAGACAACTGAGCTCGAGCGGGCGATGGTCCAGCTTTTCGCGCGGTTCGGCGGCATGGGCTTCGCCGAGTTGCGCGAGGTCGACCCGCGGGAGTTTCGTGACTTCGCCGTGCAATTCGGTGACGTGATCCGTTCGCTGCCATTCCAGCTTCCCGAGAACTTCTTGCTCATCATTCGGGCAATGTCACTCACCTCAGGGGTGTGCAGCGCACTCGATCCCGAGTTCAATCTGTGGGACTCGGTCGAGCCGTATGCGGCCCAGTTGGTGCGGGACGAGAGTGGCAACGTGGTGAAGGATCTCGCGCAGCAGGCGCTCGAGGTCGCCGGTCTCGCTTGGCGTTTACCGAAGCGAGTGGATGCGCTGATCACCCGCATCGAGGACGGCTCGGTCTCCATGCAGAACCCGCGCCTCGAGCACCGGATTGCCCGGCTGGAGCGCACCACACGACGCGTGATCTCGGCCGTTCTATTTGCTGCGTTGCTCATCGCGGGGGCCGTGTTTCACCTCGATGACGTCGCGCTCGGCACGGTGCTGATGGTCGCGTCGATCCTGCCGCTGTTGCATGCGCTGTTTGCAGGTAGTCGCGGCCGCTGA
- a CDS encoding SDR family NAD(P)-dependent oxidoreductase, with protein sequence MTEAFARIESEFGTPDVLVYNAGAITISNPSELAVDDLLSDFTVNVAGALRCAQAVIPAMAERGSGSILFTGGMLALNPVASRALAAIGKAGLRNLAFTLADELAPQGITVGTVTIGGIVAAGSFFDPDLIAETYWDLHTGERQREVLYTAP encoded by the coding sequence GTGACGGAAGCTTTCGCGCGGATCGAATCGGAGTTCGGGACTCCGGATGTTCTGGTCTATAACGCAGGCGCGATTACGATCAGTAACCCCTCGGAACTGGCGGTGGACGATCTGCTGAGCGACTTCACCGTGAACGTCGCCGGAGCACTCCGTTGTGCGCAGGCGGTCATCCCAGCCATGGCCGAGCGTGGTTCCGGTTCGATCCTGTTCACAGGCGGCATGCTCGCGCTCAATCCCGTGGCGTCTCGAGCATTGGCGGCAATCGGAAAGGCCGGGCTGCGCAACCTGGCATTCACTCTGGCCGACGAACTGGCGCCCCAGGGGATCACCGTGGGAACCGTTACCATCGGTGGCATCGTCGCGGCCGGCAGTTTCTTTGACCCGGATCTGATTGCCGAGACGTATTGGGACCTTCACACCGGTGAGCGACAGCGCGAAGTGCTCTACACCGCCCCCTGA